The following is a genomic window from Dermatophilaceae bacterium Soc4.6.
GCACCACGTCTACCACCGCTAGCCCGCCAGGACGTGCTCGGCTGCTGATGAACCAGTGGCGGCCGTCACGGCTGATCCTCGGCTCAGGCACCGGGTCGGGTGGCATACTGGCCGAGAACGCGCTCCGGGGTCGGTGTAACTCCGAACCGGCGGTGACAGTCCGCGACCCGACCGCAGCCAGCGGCCGGTTGACCTGGTGTAACTCCAGGACCGACGGTGAAAGTCCGGATGGTAGGCAGCGTGTTGAGGTCCTCACCCGATCCAGGGTGGTGGTCTCGTCGGCACCAGTGTCGGCCACCGACCACGTCGTCAACCGGCACCTCGCGTGCCTGTGGCGGCGGCCGTCGGGGCCGTCGTCTGCGCCCACTCCCGGAGCTCGCCCCATCTGGCAGAGCACGAGGGAGGAGGCAGCAGTGACGTACGACGACAGCGAAGGGGCGGGCGCGACGCCCACCGCGAGCGGCGACCCCCGTGACCTCGTCCTGCTGCGCCGCGCACTCGACCTCGCCGCGCGGGGCCTGTTGGCGGACCCCAACCCCCGGGTGGGTGCCGTCGTCACCAACGGCACCGGCGCCGTCGTCGGACTGGGCTCCCATGCCGGCGCGGGCACTCCCCACGCCGAGGTCGTGGCCCTCGCCGACGCGGCGGCGGCGGGCGCCGACGTGAGGGGCGGCACGGCCTACGTGAGCCTGGAGCCGTGCTCCCACACGGGTCGCACTGGCCCCTGCGCCGAGGCGCTGCTCGCCGCCGGGATCACCCGCGTCGTCTATGCGCAGCACGACCCGACCGCACTGGCCCGTGGTGGCGCCGACGTGCTGCGCGCGGGCGGGGTCACCGTGATCGGCGGGGTGCTGGCCGCCGAGGCCCTGGCTCTCAACGCGACATGGACCCGGGCCCAGGGGCTCGGGCGCCCGGTGGTCACGTGGAAGCTGGCCACGACCCTCGACGGTCGCGCGGCCGCCGCCGACGGCTCCAGCCGGTGGATCACGAGCCCGCAGGCGCGGGCCGACGTGCACGACCTGCGCTCCACCTGCGACGCCGTCGTCGTCGGCACCGGCACGGTGCTCACCGACGACCCCCACCTGACGACGCGCTGGCCGGACGGCTCGCTGCGCGACCGCCAGCCCCTGAGGGTGGTCGTGGGGGAGCGCGACCTGCCGCCCGGTGCCGCGGTCGCCGACGGGTCGGGGCCGTCGTTGCACCTGCGCACCCACCAGCCCCAGGACGTCGTGAAGACGTTGTGGGACAAAGGGATCCGTCACGTGCTCCTCGAGGGAGGTCCGACGCTGGCGGCTGCCTTCCTGTCGGCCGGGCTCGTCGACGACGTGGTCGCCTACGTCGCTCCGGTCCTTCTCGGGGCGGGCGCCCGCACCGTCGCCGACCTCGGAATCACCACCATCGACTCAGCGTTGAGGCTCGAGCCCACCGACGTCACCGTCATCGGCCCCGACGTGCGCCTCACCGCTCGACCCGTCACCACCCGCCCGACCAAGGAGCGCCACTGATGTTCACCGGCATCGTCGAAGAGCTGGGTGAGGTCGTCGACCTCGAGATGGGCGCGGACTCGGCCCGGCTGCGTCTGCGCGGCCCGCTGGTCGTCTCGGACGCGCAGCACGGTGCGTCGATCTCCGTCAGCGGGGTGTGCCTCACGGTGACCGACCACGACGCCGAGACCTTCGCGGTCGACGTCATGGCCGAGACGCTGCGCCGCAGCAGCCTCGGCGCCCTGCAGGTCGGCGACCGCGTCAACCTCGAGCGCGCGATGGCCGCGGACGGCCGCTTCGGTGGGCACGTCGTGCAGGGCCACGTCGACGGGGTCGGTGCCATCCGCGCCCGCACCCCTGGTGACCGGTGGGAGGTCGTCGAGATCGACGTGCCCGCCGACCTGGCGCACTACGTGGTCGTCAAGGGTTCGGTGACGATCGACGGGGTCTCGCTCACGGTGTCGGCGCTCCACGACCGCGACGACGGCACCTCGCTCGAGGTCTCGCTCATCCCCACGACCCTGGCGCTGACCACCCTCGGCTCACGTCAGGTGGGTGACCCGGTCAACCTCGAGGTCGACGTGCTCGCGAAGTACGTCGAGCGCCTGCTCGGCGCTCGCGACGGCTCCAGCACGCCGGCCGCGCCGGTCGCGTCAGCAGCGGAAGGCGACCTCGCATGACCCTCCTGCAGCGTCTGTTCGACGCCCAGCTCGTCGTCGCGGGCCACCCCATCTACTGGCGCGAGATCGTCGGCAACCTCTTCGGCTTCCTGTCCGCGATCGGTGGCATGCGCCGTCGGGTGTGGGCGTGGCCGGCCGGCATCGTCGGCAACGTCCTGCTCTTCACCGTCTTCTTCGGGGTCGCGCTGGGCTCGTCGCAGCCGCCGCTCTTCGGGCAGGCCGCGCGTCAGGTCTTCTTCGTGATCACGAGCGTCTACGGCTGGTACCGCTGGCGCCAGCTGCGCGCGATGACGCACGACAGCAGCGCCCCGGTCATCACCCCCCGCTGGGCGACCACCCGTGAGCGGATGAGCATCGCGGTCTTCTGGGTGGTCGGCCTGGTCGTGGCCCAGCAGGCCTTCTTCGCCGTCGGCGCCGGTTTCCCCGCCCCCCGTTGGTACTACTGGTGCGACGCCTGGATCTTCGTCGGGTCGATCGTCGCGACCTACGCCATGGCCCGCGGATGGAACGAGTTCTGGCTGGCCTGGATCGGCGTCGACCTCGTCGGGGTGCCGCTGCTGTGGCACTCGACCTACTACCCCTCGGCGATCCTCTACGTCGTCTACGGCGGGCTGGTCGTCTGGGGCTTCACGGTGTGGCTCAAGGCCACTCGCACCGAGCAGCCCGACCTCGACGCCCACGACTTCACGCACCGCGACCAGGAGGTCACCGCATGAGCACCACCTTGTCCCACCGGTTCTCCAGCATTGATGACGCGCTCGCCGCGATGCGCGCGGGTCGCCCCGTGCTCGTGCTCGACGCGGCCGACCGTGAGAACGAGGGCGACGTCATCCTCGCCGCGCAGACCCTGACCGACGAGTGGCTGGGCTGGACGGTGCGCCACACCTCGGGCTACCTGTGCGCGCCGGTCACGGCCGAGATCGCCGACCGGCTCGACCTGCCGCCGATGGTGCGCGAGAGCACTGACCCGCTGCGCACGGCCTACACGGTGTCGGTCGACGCGGCCTCGGGTGTCACCACGGGCATCAGCGCCGCAGACCGTGCGCTCACGATCCGTCTGCTCGCCGACCCCGACGCGACGCCGCTCGACTTCGTGCGACCGGGGCACGTGCTGCCGCTGCGCGCGCGTGACGGCGGCGTGCTGGTCCGGCCCGGCCACACCGAGGCGGCCGTCGACCTGGCCCGGCTCGCGGGTCTCGCACCGGTCGGCGCCATCGGCGAGCTCGTCCACGACGACGGGTCGATGATGCGGGCCGAGGCCGTGCTCGACCTCGGTGCTGAGCACGGCCTGCCGGTCGTGACCATCGCTGACCTCGTCGCGCACCGTCAGCGCCACGACCGGGTCGAGCGGGTCGTCGAGACCCGGCTGCCCACCCGCCACGGCGAGTTCAGGATCATCGGCTACCGCGACCTCGTCACCGGCATCGAGCACGTCGCCCTCGTGAGCCCGCACGGGTTGCAGGGTGCTCGCGGCTCCGGCTCGTCGGCGCCGGGCACCCTCGTGCGGATGCACTCCGAGTGCCTGACCGGTGACACCTTCGGCTCACAGCGCTGCGACTGCGGCCCGCAGCTCGAGCGGGCCATGGCCCGCGTCGCCAGCGACGGCGGCGCCGTCGTCTACCTGCGCGGCCACGAGGGCCGCGGGGTGGGGCTCGTCGACAAGCTGCGGGCGTATGCCGCCCAGGACGCCGGTCTCGACACGGTCGACGCCCAGACGGTGCTGGGGCTGCCCGTCGACGCGCGCGACTACTCGGTCGGCGCTGCGATCCTCACCGACCTCGGGGTCGACCACGTGCGCTT
Proteins encoded in this region:
- the ribD gene encoding bifunctional diaminohydroxyphosphoribosylaminopyrimidine deaminase/5-amino-6-(5-phosphoribosylamino)uracil reductase RibD, with protein sequence MTYDDSEGAGATPTASGDPRDLVLLRRALDLAARGLLADPNPRVGAVVTNGTGAVVGLGSHAGAGTPHAEVVALADAAAAGADVRGGTAYVSLEPCSHTGRTGPCAEALLAAGITRVVYAQHDPTALARGGADVLRAGGVTVIGGVLAAEALALNATWTRAQGLGRPVVTWKLATTLDGRAAAADGSSRWITSPQARADVHDLRSTCDAVVVGTGTVLTDDPHLTTRWPDGSLRDRQPLRVVVGERDLPPGAAVADGSGPSLHLRTHQPQDVVKTLWDKGIRHVLLEGGPTLAAAFLSAGLVDDVVAYVAPVLLGAGARTVADLGITTIDSALRLEPTDVTVIGPDVRLTARPVTTRPTKERH
- a CDS encoding riboflavin synthase — translated: MFTGIVEELGEVVDLEMGADSARLRLRGPLVVSDAQHGASISVSGVCLTVTDHDAETFAVDVMAETLRRSSLGALQVGDRVNLERAMAADGRFGGHVVQGHVDGVGAIRARTPGDRWEVVEIDVPADLAHYVVVKGSVTIDGVSLTVSALHDRDDGTSLEVSLIPTTLALTTLGSRQVGDPVNLEVDVLAKYVERLLGARDGSSTPAAPVASAAEGDLA
- the pnuC gene encoding nicotinamide riboside transporter PnuC: MTLLQRLFDAQLVVAGHPIYWREIVGNLFGFLSAIGGMRRRVWAWPAGIVGNVLLFTVFFGVALGSSQPPLFGQAARQVFFVITSVYGWYRWRQLRAMTHDSSAPVITPRWATTRERMSIAVFWVVGLVVAQQAFFAVGAGFPAPRWYYWCDAWIFVGSIVATYAMARGWNEFWLAWIGVDLVGVPLLWHSTYYPSAILYVVYGGLVVWGFTVWLKATRTEQPDLDAHDFTHRDQEVTA
- the ribB gene encoding 3,4-dihydroxy-2-butanone-4-phosphate synthase; the protein is MSTTLSHRFSSIDDALAAMRAGRPVLVLDAADRENEGDVILAAQTLTDEWLGWTVRHTSGYLCAPVTAEIADRLDLPPMVRESTDPLRTAYTVSVDAASGVTTGISAADRALTIRLLADPDATPLDFVRPGHVLPLRARDGGVLVRPGHTEAAVDLARLAGLAPVGAIGELVHDDGSMMRAEAVLDLGAEHGLPVVTIADLVAHRQRHDRVERVVETRLPTRHGEFRIIGYRDLVTGIEHVALVSPHGLQGARGSGSSAPGTLVRMHSECLTGDTFGSQRCDCGPQLERAMARVASDGGAVVYLRGHEGRGVGLVDKLRAYAAQDAGLDTVDAQTVLGLPVDARDYSVGAAILTDLGVDHVRLLTNNPDKVSALRDLGLTVSSERLVTPATLDNTAYLRAKRDRMGHDLLLDETRPQRPVSA